From Ancylobacter pratisalsi, one genomic window encodes:
- a CDS encoding TerC family protein produces the protein MEYLMELAASPAAWAALVTLIAMEVVLGIDNLLFISILTNKLPGDIRPRARRIGIGLALIMRLGLLSMVAIIVQLTEPVFTVFDQPFSWRDIILITGGLFLVWKATKEIHHTMAPPDEQHEMEGGSLQMGFSAAIVQILILDLVFSVDSIITAVGMTDHIPIMVIAVIVAVLTMLFAAGPLANFIARNPSIVMLALGFLLLIGTTLIAEGFGAHVSKGYIYTAMAFSAGVEGLNMLHRRRQKA, from the coding sequence GTGGAGTATCTGATGGAACTTGCCGCCAGCCCGGCGGCATGGGCGGCACTTGTCACGCTGATCGCGATGGAAGTCGTTCTCGGCATCGACAACCTGCTGTTCATCTCGATCCTGACCAACAAACTGCCTGGAGATATCCGCCCGCGTGCGCGCAGGATCGGCATCGGTCTGGCGCTGATCATGCGGCTGGGCCTGCTGAGCATGGTGGCGATCATCGTGCAGCTCACCGAGCCGGTGTTCACCGTGTTCGACCAGCCCTTCTCCTGGCGCGACATCATCCTGATCACCGGTGGCCTGTTCCTGGTGTGGAAGGCGACCAAGGAGATCCACCACACCATGGCGCCACCCGACGAGCAGCATGAGATGGAGGGCGGGAGCCTGCAGATGGGCTTCAGTGCCGCCATCGTGCAGATCCTGATCCTGGATCTGGTGTTCTCGGTCGACAGCATCATCACCGCCGTAGGCATGACCGACCACATCCCGATCATGGTGATCGCGGTCATCGTGGCGGTGCTGACCATGCTGTTCGCGGCCGGGCCGCTGGCGAACTTCATCGCCCGCAACCCGTCCATCGTGATGCTGGCCCTCGGGTTCCTGCTGCTGATCGGCACCACGCTGATCGCGGAAGGCTTCGGCGCCCACGTCTCCAAGGGCTACATCTACACCGCGATGGCGTTCTCGGCCGGCGTGGAGGGGCTGAACATGCTCCACCGCCGCCGACAGAAGGCCTGA
- the tuf gene encoding elongation factor Tu → MAKEKFNRSKPHCNIGTIGHVDHGKTSLTAAITKVLAETGGATFTAYDQIDKAPEEKARGITISTAHVEYETANRHYAHVDCPGHADYVKNMITGAAQMDGAILVVSAADGPMPQTREHILLARQVGVPALVVFLNKCDMVDDEELLELVELEVRELLSKYDFPGDDIPIIRGSALVALENGDPELGSKAVLKLMEAVDSFIPQPERPVDQPFLMPIEDVFSISGRGTVVTGRVERGIIKVGEEVEIVGIRPTTKTTVTGVEMFRKLLDQGQAGDNVGILVRGTKREDVERGQVVCKPGSVKPHTKFKAEAYILTKEEGGRHTPFFTNYRPQFYFRTTDVTGIVTLPEGTEMVMPGDNITVDVALIVPIAMEEKLRFAIREGGRTVGAGVVASIIE, encoded by the coding sequence ATGGCCAAAGAGAAATTCAACCGTTCGAAGCCCCACTGCAACATTGGGACGATTGGCCATGTTGACCATGGCAAGACGTCGCTGACGGCGGCGATCACGAAGGTTCTTGCGGAGACGGGCGGCGCGACGTTTACGGCGTACGACCAGATCGACAAGGCGCCTGAAGAGAAGGCGCGTGGCATCACGATTTCGACGGCGCACGTCGAATACGAGACCGCGAACCGTCACTACGCGCACGTCGACTGCCCCGGCCACGCGGACTATGTGAAGAACATGATCACGGGCGCGGCGCAGATGGACGGCGCGATCCTGGTCGTGTCGGCGGCTGACGGCCCGATGCCGCAGACCCGCGAGCACATCCTTCTGGCGCGCCAGGTCGGCGTTCCGGCGCTGGTGGTGTTCCTGAACAAGTGCGACATGGTCGACGACGAAGAGCTTCTTGAGCTTGTCGAGCTTGAGGTTCGCGAGCTTCTGTCGAAGTACGACTTCCCGGGCGACGACATCCCGATCATCCGTGGCTCGGCGCTTGTGGCGCTGGAGAACGGGGATCCGGAGCTTGGCTCGAAGGCCGTTCTGAAGCTGATGGAAGCGGTTGATTCGTTCATCCCGCAGCCGGAGCGTCCGGTTGACCAGCCGTTCCTGATGCCGATCGAGGACGTGTTCTCGATCTCGGGTCGCGGCACGGTCGTGACGGGTCGCGTCGAGCGCGGCATCATCAAGGTCGGCGAGGAAGTCGAGATTGTCGGCATCCGCCCGACGACGAAGACGACGGTTACCGGCGTCGAGATGTTCCGCAAGCTTCTTGACCAGGGCCAGGCCGGCGACAATGTCGGCATTCTGGTTCGCGGCACGAAGCGTGAGGACGTGGAGCGTGGACAGGTCGTGTGCAAGCCGGGTTCGGTGAAGCCGCACACCAAGTTCAAGGCCGAGGCGTACATCCTGACGAAGGAAGAAGGCGGCCGTCATACGCCGTTCTTCACCAACTACCGTCCCCAGTTCTACTTCCGCACGACGGACGTGACGGGCATCGTGACGCTTCCCGAAGGCACCGAGATGGTGATGCCGGGCGACAACATCACGGTTGACGTTGCGCTGATCGTGCCGATCGCGATGGAAGAGAAGCTGCGCTTCGCTATCCGCGAAGGCGGCCGCACCGTCGGCGCCGGCGTCGTCGCCTCGATCATCGAGTGA
- a CDS encoding ribbon-helix-helix domain-containing protein, with amino-acid sequence MCQLFIEADPHLWQTRLKSVRLHGFSTSVRLENLYWQVLEEIARRDGMSLPQLLAKLHEELTFAHGEVENFASFLRVCCGRYLALQLEGDVPRDLSTPIRSLDANAILAREARRSRRREGLPSVA; translated from the coding sequence ATGTGCCAGCTCTTCATCGAGGCCGATCCGCACCTGTGGCAAACGCGCCTCAAATCCGTGCGTCTGCATGGGTTCTCGACCAGCGTTCGGCTTGAGAACCTGTACTGGCAGGTTCTGGAGGAAATCGCCCGTCGCGACGGCATGAGCTTGCCGCAACTGCTGGCCAAGCTTCACGAGGAACTGACCTTCGCCCATGGCGAGGTCGAGAACTTCGCCTCGTTTCTCAGAGTGTGCTGCGGGCGCTATCTCGCGCTGCAGCTCGAAGGCGACGTGCCGCGCGACCTGTCGACGCCGATTCGCAGCCTCGATGCCAATGCGATCCTGGCGCGGGAGGCCCGCCGCTCGCGGCGGCGCGAGGGACTGCCCTCGGTGGCCTGA
- a CDS encoding TrmH family RNA methyltransferase, which produces MNDRPRTPSHRPQRPFPPRPGGAGARHGERERPAGRPFGEWPADVAILYGWHSVSEALRNPQRRVRKLMATENALKRLTDESVPMTVEPEVVRPGAIDRLLDKDAVHQGLLLECDPLPSLTLKEAAHCDLLLVLDQITDPHNVGAIVRSAAALKVGAIVTTARHSPAATGVLAKSASGGLEHVPFCFVGNLSRALDELKDHGVLVVGLDSEGAADLTDTALRAPLALVLGAEGKGLRQLTRQTCNVLARIDLPGAIVSLNVSNAAVLALHIARRAIARQG; this is translated from the coding sequence ATGAACGATCGTCCCCGCACGCCCTCCCATCGGCCGCAACGCCCTTTCCCGCCTCGTCCGGGCGGTGCCGGCGCGCGCCATGGCGAGCGCGAGCGTCCGGCCGGACGCCCCTTCGGCGAGTGGCCGGCAGACGTCGCCATTCTCTATGGCTGGCACAGCGTCAGCGAAGCGCTGCGCAATCCGCAGCGTCGTGTGCGCAAGCTCATGGCGACCGAGAATGCGTTGAAGCGACTCACCGACGAATCGGTACCGATGACCGTCGAGCCGGAAGTCGTACGCCCCGGCGCGATCGACCGGCTGCTGGACAAGGATGCGGTGCACCAGGGCCTGCTGCTGGAATGCGATCCACTGCCCTCGCTCACGCTGAAGGAGGCCGCCCATTGCGACCTTCTGCTGGTGCTCGACCAGATCACCGATCCGCACAATGTCGGCGCCATCGTGCGCTCGGCGGCGGCGCTGAAGGTCGGAGCCATCGTCACCACGGCGCGCCATAGCCCGGCGGCGACCGGCGTGCTGGCGAAGAGCGCGAGCGGCGGGCTGGAGCATGTGCCGTTCTGCTTCGTCGGCAATCTTTCCCGCGCGCTGGACGAATTGAAGGACCACGGCGTGCTCGTGGTCGGGCTCGACAGCGAGGGGGCGGCGGATCTGACCGACACCGCGCTGCGCGCCCCGCTGGCGCTGGTGCTCGGCGCGGAGGGCAAGGGCCTGCGCCAGCTCACGCGGCAGACTTGCAACGTGCTGGCGCGTATCGACCTTCCCGGCGCGATCGTCAGCCTCAACGTGTCGAACGCGGCCGTGCTGGCGCTGCACATCGCGCGGCGGGCCATCGCCCGGCAGGGCTGA
- a CDS encoding MFS transporter, with translation MSVSTTARAKAGPMTKEERKVIIASSAGTVFEWYDFYLAGSLAANIAATFVPGTNDTAKFIFVLFGFAAGFAVRPFGALFFGRLGDLIGRKYTFLVTMTLMGISTFLVGLLPSYDAIGYAAPVIFIACRLLQGLALGGEYGGAATYVAEHSPHGRRGFYTSWIQTTATVGLFLSLLVILTLRLSMSPESFAAWGWRVPFLLSIILLGFSIWIRLQLNESPAFQKMKAEGSRSKAPLTEAFGRWSNAKIALIALFGGTAGQAVVWYTGQFYALFFLTQTLKVDGTTANLMIAASLLIGTPFFILFGWMSDKIGRKPILIAGCLIAAATYFPLFENIARIANPKLMSATESVTIDIKADPASCGTLFDPVGVRVFTRPCDVFRRTLATNAMHYKLTPAEAGAPISVTVNGTDVAIPDTDKTGASVVAAAQAAGYPVKGDTSILTAPSISQVLSNERSLSIIGLLFILVLYVTMVYGPIAALLVELFPTRIRYTGMSLPYHIGNGWFGGFLPPTAFAIVAASGNIFSGLWYPIIIALMTVVVGLLFLPETKNRDLDNWH, from the coding sequence ATGAGCGTTTCAACTACGGCCCGCGCCAAGGCAGGGCCTATGACGAAGGAAGAGAGGAAGGTTATCATAGCCTCCTCTGCCGGCACGGTCTTCGAATGGTACGATTTCTACCTGGCCGGTTCGCTTGCCGCCAACATCGCCGCCACCTTCGTGCCGGGCACCAATGACACGGCGAAGTTCATCTTCGTGCTGTTCGGCTTTGCCGCCGGCTTCGCGGTGCGCCCCTTCGGTGCGCTCTTCTTCGGTCGTCTCGGCGATCTGATCGGACGCAAATACACCTTCCTCGTCACCATGACGCTCATGGGCATCTCGACCTTCCTGGTCGGCCTGCTGCCCAGCTATGACGCGATCGGCTACGCCGCGCCGGTGATCTTCATCGCCTGTCGTCTGCTGCAGGGCCTTGCGCTCGGCGGCGAATATGGCGGCGCGGCGACCTATGTCGCCGAGCACTCGCCCCATGGCCGGCGCGGCTTCTACACCTCGTGGATCCAGACCACCGCGACGGTCGGCCTGTTCCTCTCGCTGCTGGTCATTCTGACCCTTCGTCTTTCCATGTCGCCGGAATCCTTCGCGGCCTGGGGCTGGCGCGTTCCGTTCCTGCTGTCGATCATCCTGCTCGGTTTCTCGATCTGGATCCGCCTGCAGCTGAACGAATCTCCCGCCTTCCAGAAGATGAAGGCGGAGGGCAGCCGCTCCAAGGCGCCGCTCACCGAGGCGTTCGGCCGCTGGTCGAATGCCAAGATCGCGCTCATCGCGCTGTTCGGCGGCACCGCCGGCCAGGCCGTCGTCTGGTACACGGGCCAGTTCTATGCCCTGTTCTTCCTGACGCAGACGCTGAAGGTCGACGGCACGACGGCGAATCTGATGATCGCCGCCAGCCTGCTCATCGGCACACCGTTCTTCATCTTGTTCGGCTGGATGTCGGACAAGATCGGCCGCAAGCCGATCCTGATCGCCGGCTGCCTGATTGCGGCGGCGACCTACTTCCCGCTGTTCGAGAACATCGCCCGCATCGCCAATCCGAAGCTGATGAGCGCGACGGAGAGCGTCACGATCGACATCAAGGCCGATCCGGCGAGCTGCGGCACCCTGTTCGACCCGGTGGGCGTGCGCGTGTTCACCCGGCCCTGCGACGTCTTCCGCCGCACGCTGGCGACCAACGCCATGCACTACAAGCTCACCCCCGCTGAAGCCGGCGCGCCGATCAGCGTGACCGTCAACGGCACCGATGTCGCCATTCCCGACACCGACAAGACCGGGGCCTCTGTCGTTGCCGCCGCCCAGGCGGCCGGGTACCCCGTGAAGGGCGACACCTCGATCCTCACGGCGCCCTCCATCAGCCAGGTGCTGTCGAACGAGCGCTCGCTGTCGATCATCGGACTGCTCTTCATCCTCGTGCTCTATGTCACTATGGTGTACGGCCCGATCGCCGCGCTGCTGGTCGAACTGTTCCCGACCCGCATCCGCTACACCGGCATGTCCCTGCCCTACCACATCGGCAATGGCTGGTTCGGTGGCTTCCTGCCGCCCACCGCCTTCGCCATCGTGGCGGCCTCGGGCAACATCTTCTCCGGCCTCTGGTACCCGATCATCATCGCCCTGATGACGGTGGTCGTGGGTCTGCTGTTCCTGCCGGAAACCAAGAACCGCGATCTCGACAACTGGCATTGA
- a CDS encoding OmpA family protein — translation MTRFTRLFGGLALAAVLAAPLATSASAQTEMTDTQIMKGLSGVTNDDPSLTVELLRKMAQDAVAANQPLSLNKSEIAKKLDKLAQITVQIQFALNSSIIRPESYATLGSIADAMHHPILWNYKFVVVGNTDATGTRAYNLKLSQERADAIVQALVTLFRVSPDRLQALGLGQEALQVPSKPDDPINRRVQIFNIGTVAPMPKATLNPQ, via the coding sequence ATGACCCGCTTTACCCGCCTCTTCGGGGGGCTTGCCCTCGCCGCAGTGCTCGCCGCGCCGCTGGCCACCAGCGCCAGCGCCCAGACCGAAATGACTGACACTCAGATCATGAAGGGTCTTTCGGGCGTCACCAATGACGATCCCAGCCTGACTGTCGAACTGCTCCGCAAGATGGCGCAGGACGCGGTGGCGGCCAACCAGCCGCTTTCGCTCAACAAGTCCGAGATCGCCAAGAAGCTCGACAAGCTGGCGCAGATCACGGTGCAGATCCAGTTCGCGCTGAACTCCTCGATCATTCGTCCGGAGTCCTACGCCACGCTGGGTTCCATCGCTGACGCGATGCATCACCCGATCCTGTGGAACTACAAGTTCGTGGTGGTCGGCAACACCGACGCCACCGGCACGCGCGCCTACAATCTGAAGCTCAGCCAGGAGCGCGCCGACGCCATCGTGCAGGCCCTGGTCACGCTGTTCCGCGTGTCGCCGGACCGCCTGCAGGCGCTGGGCCTCGGCCAGGAGGCGCTGCAGGTGCCTTCCAAGCCGGATGACCCGATCAACCGTCGGGTGCAGATCTTCAACATCGGCACCGTTGCGCCGATGCCGAAGGCGACGCTGAACCCGCAGTGA
- a CDS encoding RidA family protein, with translation MSIKRIEIGPRMSQAVVHGSVVYLAGQVALGESVGAQTKAVLAQIDALLAAAGTDKSKLLTTTIYLADMATFGEMNAAWDGWVAAGNTPARATVEAALATPDYKVEIVVTAAL, from the coding sequence ATGAGCATCAAGAGAATCGAGATCGGGCCCCGCATGAGCCAGGCCGTGGTGCACGGCTCCGTGGTCTACCTCGCCGGGCAGGTCGCGCTCGGCGAGAGCGTGGGTGCCCAGACCAAGGCCGTGCTGGCGCAGATCGACGCGCTGCTGGCGGCGGCCGGCACCGACAAGAGCAAGCTGCTCACCACCACCATCTATCTCGCCGACATGGCCACCTTTGGCGAGATGAACGCGGCGTGGGACGGCTGGGTCGCCGCCGGCAACACGCCCGCCCGCGCCACGGTGGAAGCCGCGCTGGCGACGCCGGACTACAAGGTCGAGATCGTCGTCACCGCCGCGCTCTGA
- the nusG gene encoding transcription termination/antitermination protein NusG has translation MPMRWYIVHAYSNFEKKVADSIKEQAAQRGVTDLFEQVLVPTEKVVEVRRGRKIDAERKFFPGYVLVKMDLTDEAFHLIKNTPKVTGFLGADNKPMPISEKEAMRILQQVQEGIERPKPSITFEVGETVKVADGPFASFNGIVEEVDDARSRLKVAVSIFGRATPVELEYAQVEKT, from the coding sequence ATGCCTATGCGTTGGTACATCGTCCACGCCTATTCGAACTTCGAGAAGAAGGTCGCGGACTCCATCAAGGAACAGGCCGCCCAGCGCGGTGTCACCGACCTGTTCGAACAGGTGCTGGTGCCGACCGAGAAGGTCGTCGAGGTGCGCCGCGGCCGCAAGATCGATGCCGAGCGCAAGTTTTTCCCCGGCTACGTGCTGGTGAAGATGGACCTCACCGACGAGGCCTTCCACCTCATCAAGAACACACCGAAGGTCACCGGCTTCCTCGGTGCCGACAACAAGCCGATGCCGATCTCCGAGAAGGAGGCCATGCGCATCCTTCAGCAGGTGCAGGAAGGCATCGAGCGGCCGAAGCCCTCCATCACCTTCGAGGTTGGCGAGACGGTCAAGGTGGCCGACGGCCCCTTCGCCTCGTTCAATGGCATCGTGGAAGAAGTCGACGACGCCCGCTCGCGCCTCAAGGTCGCGGTGTCGATCTTCGGCCGCGCGACGCCGGTGGAGCTGGAATACGCGCAGGTCGAAAAGACCTGA
- a CDS encoding Ada metal-binding domain-containing protein, which yields MTARTYKLLGGDGRVYQSEVPGLLGGHRQTKVYGRLDCPAALRAIARGGYIPHRVFFADEATAIEAGYRPCAACLRETYRTWRIANPKGG from the coding sequence GTGACCGCCAGGACTTACAAACTGCTCGGCGGTGATGGGCGCGTCTACCAGAGCGAGGTGCCGGGTCTGCTGGGCGGGCATCGGCAGACGAAAGTCTACGGCCGGCTGGACTGCCCGGCCGCGCTGCGCGCGATTGCTCGCGGAGGCTATATCCCGCACCGGGTTTTCTTCGCGGACGAGGCAACGGCGATCGAGGCCGGGTATCGGCCCTGCGCGGCCTGTCTGCGCGAGACCTATCGCACGTGGCGCATCGCCAACCCCAAGGGCGGATGA
- a CDS encoding sulfite oxidase-like oxidoreductase translates to MAEENDTAGGEATPLPANSKLTTTKQRWAREGKFLTGRVTREEGERLPPGQHLVRDWPVLDLGPQPRVPLETWRLDVTGAVENPVSWDWAVFSAQKQTHEVTDIHCVTTWSRYDNGWDGVTTRDLLDIVMPRPEASHVMLHSYDGYTTNLALEDFAAEDALLVHSWEGRPLTVEHGGPVRLVVPHLYFWKSAKWLKQIEFRTSDRRGFWEERGYHNHADPWKEQRYSDEE, encoded by the coding sequence ATGGCCGAGGAGAACGACACGGCGGGTGGCGAGGCAACGCCGCTTCCCGCCAACAGCAAGCTGACCACGACCAAACAGCGCTGGGCCCGCGAGGGCAAATTCCTCACCGGGCGCGTGACCCGCGAGGAGGGCGAGCGCCTGCCGCCGGGCCAGCACCTGGTGCGCGACTGGCCGGTGCTCGACCTCGGCCCGCAGCCGCGCGTTCCGCTGGAGACCTGGCGGCTCGACGTGACCGGTGCGGTGGAGAACCCGGTGTCATGGGACTGGGCGGTCTTCAGTGCGCAGAAGCAGACGCACGAAGTGACCGACATCCACTGCGTCACCACCTGGTCGCGCTACGACAATGGCTGGGACGGGGTGACGACGCGGGACCTTTTGGACATCGTGATGCCTCGCCCCGAGGCATCCCACGTGATGCTGCATTCCTACGACGGCTACACCACCAATCTCGCGCTGGAGGATTTCGCCGCCGAGGACGCGCTGCTGGTGCACAGCTGGGAAGGGCGGCCGCTCACCGTCGAGCACGGCGGTCCGGTGCGGCTGGTGGTGCCGCATCTCTATTTCTGGAAGAGCGCCAAGTGGCTCAAGCAGATCGAGTTCCGCACCAGCGACAGGCGGGGCTTCTGGGAAGAGCGGGGCTACCACAACCACGCGGATCCCTGGAAGGAACAGCGCTATTCCGACGAGGAATGA
- the secE gene encoding preprotein translocase subunit SecE: protein MAKTNPVEFFQQVRTEARKVSWPTRRETLITTAMVFVMVVLASLFFLVADQILSFVIGQLLQIGR, encoded by the coding sequence ATGGCGAAGACGAACCCGGTCGAGTTCTTTCAGCAGGTCCGCACGGAAGCCCGCAAGGTCAGCTGGCCGACCCGTCGCGAGACGCTGATCACCACCGCCATGGTCTTTGTCATGGTTGTACTGGCCTCGCTGTTCTTCCTGGTCGCGGATCAGATCCTGAGCTTCGTGATCGGCCAATTGCTTCAGATTGGTCGTTGA
- a CDS encoding DJ-1/PfpI family protein, producing MAAKRILMIAGDYVEDYELMVPYQALLAVGHTVHAVCPDKKAGDAIATAIHDFEGQQTYSEKRGHNFALNATFADIDPARYDALVIPGGRAPEYLRMNARVVEIVQHFFTANKPVAAICHGAQLLAGARVLEGRTCSAYPACRAEVELAGGTYADIAIDAAVTDGNLVSAPAWPAHPAWIGQFLTVLGTSIAHGEVKTGVREAA from the coding sequence ATGGCGGCCAAACGCATCCTTATGATCGCCGGTGACTATGTGGAAGATTACGAGCTTATGGTGCCCTACCAGGCGCTGCTCGCCGTCGGCCACACGGTGCACGCAGTGTGCCCGGACAAGAAGGCCGGCGACGCGATCGCCACCGCGATCCATGATTTCGAGGGCCAGCAGACCTATTCGGAAAAGCGCGGCCACAATTTCGCGCTGAACGCGACCTTCGCCGACATCGACCCCGCGCGCTACGACGCGCTGGTGATTCCCGGTGGGCGGGCGCCGGAATATCTGCGCATGAACGCGCGGGTGGTCGAAATCGTCCAGCACTTCTTCACCGCCAACAAGCCGGTTGCCGCGATCTGCCATGGCGCGCAGCTCCTGGCCGGGGCGCGCGTGCTGGAAGGGCGGACATGCTCGGCCTATCCCGCCTGCCGCGCCGAGGTGGAACTGGCCGGCGGCACCTATGCCGATATCGCCATCGATGCGGCAGTGACGGACGGCAATCTGGTCTCCGCGCCGGCATGGCCGGCACACCCGGCCTGGATCGGCCAGTTCCTCACCGTGCTCGGCACCTCCATCGCCCATGGCGAGGTGAAGACCGGCGTGCGCGAGGCGGCGTGA
- the rplK gene encoding 50S ribosomal protein L11 gives MAKKITGYVKLQVPAGSANPAPPIGPALGQRGLNIMEFCKAFNAQTAQMEKGMPIPVLITAYQDRSFTFELKTPPVSYFLKKAAGLETKKKPGSGSKTPGKGGFVGKVSGEQLREIAEKKMKDLNCETVEAAVRMIEGSARSMGLQVVG, from the coding sequence ATGGCGAAGAAAATCACCGGCTATGTGAAGCTGCAGGTGCCGGCCGGCTCGGCGAATCCCGCCCCGCCGATCGGCCCCGCGCTCGGCCAGCGCGGCCTCAACATCATGGAGTTCTGCAAGGCGTTCAACGCGCAGACCGCCCAGATGGAAAAGGGCATGCCCATTCCGGTTCTGATCACCGCGTATCAGGACCGCTCCTTCACCTTCGAGCTGAAGACCCCCCCGGTCTCTTACTTCCTGAAGAAGGCCGCCGGCCTTGAAACCAAGAAGAAGCCCGGTTCCGGTTCCAAGACCCCGGGCAAGGGCGGCTTTGTTGGCAAGGTCTCCGGCGAACAGCTCCGCGAGATCGCCGAGAAGAAGATGAAGGACCTCAACTGCGAGACGGTGGAAGCCGCGGTTCGCATGATCGAGGGCTCCGCCCGTTCGATGGGCCTCCAGGTGGTGGGTTGA
- a CDS encoding GGDEF domain-containing protein has protein sequence MPDPAALHWLSHVAVPMLAARAGTVVAMNPLAAELFGRGQDALPLELTALLGEAAHALEALLQPDTPPAPRAIALRCTLQGETRPLKVGARRVDPGQDGGDAIWALTLIPGDEAAPVPSEADQSEVPHAAGHAGTGGGGAAGNDEWVRLLPAILERLPVALLIEDENDVGVFVNDGFADIFEYRLDEIAALDDWWNKLYPDPVVREEARRDWADTLANAAAGDGTISASEFEIRSGSGTNKMVQFHSFRISGYRVHSYFDVTHRHQLAADLRILADTDALTGVLNRRSFLQHATHLIRSNLPFAALVLDIDHFKQVNDRFGHGFGDQVLVEVATRCRGALREGDVLARLGGEEFAVLLPGEDAACAAAVAERLRAVIAAAPVSGPLGSHPVSVSIGGACAWPGGVIEDLLQCADNALYEAKRSGRNCVRFDPGRGPAATPPPFPDP, from the coding sequence ATGCCCGACCCTGCCGCACTCCACTGGCTTTCACATGTCGCGGTGCCGATGCTGGCGGCGCGCGCGGGCACGGTCGTGGCGATGAACCCCCTGGCGGCGGAACTGTTCGGGCGCGGGCAGGATGCGCTGCCGTTGGAACTGACGGCCCTGCTGGGAGAGGCGGCCCACGCGCTCGAGGCTCTCTTGCAGCCCGACACGCCGCCGGCCCCGCGAGCAATCGCGCTGAGATGCACCCTCCAAGGCGAGACACGCCCGCTCAAGGTCGGCGCACGGAGAGTGGACCCGGGGCAGGACGGCGGCGATGCGATCTGGGCGCTGACCCTCATTCCCGGGGACGAGGCCGCGCCGGTGCCATCCGAGGCCGATCAATCGGAGGTTCCCCACGCGGCCGGGCACGCCGGCACCGGAGGTGGCGGCGCCGCAGGCAACGACGAATGGGTCCGGCTCCTGCCCGCCATACTGGAGCGGCTGCCGGTCGCGCTTCTCATCGAAGACGAAAATGACGTGGGCGTCTTCGTCAATGACGGCTTCGCCGACATCTTCGAATATCGCCTCGACGAGATCGCCGCGCTCGACGACTGGTGGAACAAGCTCTACCCGGACCCGGTCGTGCGCGAGGAAGCCCGGAGGGACTGGGCCGACACGCTTGCCAATGCCGCCGCCGGCGACGGCACCATCTCGGCATCGGAATTCGAGATCCGCAGCGGCAGCGGCACCAACAAGATGGTGCAGTTTCACAGTTTTCGTATCAGCGGCTACCGCGTCCACTCCTATTTCGATGTCACCCATCGCCACCAGCTGGCCGCCGATCTGCGGATCCTCGCCGATACGGACGCCCTGACCGGCGTCCTGAACCGGCGCAGCTTCCTTCAGCACGCGACCCATCTGATACGCAGCAACCTGCCCTTCGCCGCGCTGGTTTTGGACATCGATCACTTCAAACAGGTCAACGACCGGTTCGGCCATGGCTTCGGCGATCAGGTGCTGGTGGAGGTGGCCACTCGCTGCCGCGGCGCGCTGCGGGAGGGGGATGTTCTGGCACGGCTGGGCGGCGAGGAGTTCGCCGTGCTGCTACCGGGGGAGGACGCCGCCTGCGCAGCGGCGGTGGCCGAGCGTCTGCGCGCCGTCATCGCGGCGGCCCCGGTGTCAGGACCGCTAGGGAGCCATCCGGTCTCCGTCAGCATCGGCGGCGCCTGCGCGTGGCCGGGCGGCGTGATCGAAGACCTGCTGCAATGCGCTGACAACGCGCTCTACGAAGCCAAGCGGTCAGGGCGGAACTGCGTCCGGTTCGATCCAGGCCGCGGACCCGCGGCGACGCCACCGCCCTTCCCGGATCCATAG